The proteins below are encoded in one region of Paenibacillus albus:
- the mutL gene encoding DNA mismatch repair endonuclease MutL: MSKIRILDEQLANQIAAGEVVERPSSVVKELVENAVDAGSTTIDIVIEDGGLALVRVTDNGSGIEGDDIETAFYRHATSKLSSSKDLFRIASLGFRGEALPSIAAVARVECISSPDHSGLGRKLVIEGGTITANEETNAPQGTDISVRELFYNTPARLKYMKTIQTEIGHIADYVNRLALAHPGIAFTLKHNGSLLLRTLGSGDRLQAFAAIYGTATAKAMLPVEGEHPDYELRGYISKPEQTRSNRNGITIVVNGRYIKSFIINQAIMQAYHTLLPINRFPLIVLELGMHPSLLDVNVHPSKMEVRFSKEAELREFIEEGVKRALGKQRHIPGPAQPADRSKPVYIQDRISFHQPEASFGVGAAGSESAVVSSAQQPAQSVLPPSLSTPSATSEVAAASQSAMAARPANAVSAQDIAAALQTAEQSFAAQTDESASRSHSAAPQRQASEYSPSAASTPKRDTSYTIGNAATSSRGTANDWQSQAANRAAVPRDATERLYAPPSVQREEPVLREPSAAPAYAADSSDGVQMNDRGDAPVFPELYWIGQLHGTYIIAQNEEGLFLIDQHAAHERINYEYYFDKFSRPEQASQQLLVPLTLEFTAAEANALKNKLHHLVEAGVELEPFGAHTFLVRSYPEWLPAGEEHNVIEEMAEWLISERGAVDIGKMREKSAIMCSCKASIKANDRLTREEGEGLLRRLAACIQPYTCPHGRPIVVHMTTYQLEKMFKRVMS; the protein is encoded by the coding sequence ATGAGCAAAATCCGCATATTGGATGAGCAGCTTGCCAACCAGATCGCCGCCGGCGAAGTGGTCGAACGGCCGTCATCTGTAGTGAAAGAGCTTGTCGAGAACGCAGTCGATGCGGGGAGTACGACGATTGATATCGTCATTGAGGACGGCGGGTTGGCGCTCGTGCGCGTCACGGACAACGGCTCCGGGATCGAAGGGGACGATATCGAGACCGCATTTTATCGTCATGCGACGAGCAAGCTCTCGTCCAGTAAAGATTTGTTCCGCATTGCAAGCCTTGGCTTCCGAGGCGAAGCGCTGCCGAGTATCGCGGCAGTAGCGCGAGTGGAATGCATATCTTCGCCGGATCATTCAGGGCTTGGACGCAAGCTGGTCATCGAAGGCGGCACGATAACCGCCAATGAGGAAACAAACGCGCCGCAAGGAACGGATATTAGTGTCCGCGAGCTGTTTTATAATACGCCTGCCAGGCTTAAGTATATGAAGACGATTCAGACGGAGATCGGGCACATCGCCGATTATGTCAATCGGCTGGCGCTTGCTCATCCTGGCATCGCATTCACGCTGAAGCATAACGGCAGCTTGCTGCTGCGCACGCTCGGCAGCGGGGATCGGCTTCAAGCTTTTGCCGCGATCTATGGCACAGCAACCGCGAAGGCGATGCTTCCCGTCGAAGGCGAGCATCCCGATTATGAGCTTCGCGGCTACATCTCGAAGCCGGAGCAGACGCGCTCAAACCGTAACGGCATCACGATCGTGGTTAATGGCCGCTACATCAAGAGCTTCATCATTAACCAAGCGATCATGCAGGCGTACCATACGTTATTGCCGATCAATCGATTCCCGCTCATCGTATTGGAGCTGGGCATGCATCCGAGCTTGCTTGATGTGAACGTTCATCCTTCCAAGATGGAGGTCCGATTCAGCAAGGAAGCGGAGCTCCGTGAATTTATTGAGGAGGGCGTGAAGCGCGCCCTTGGCAAGCAGCGCCATATTCCTGGTCCTGCGCAGCCGGCGGACCGTTCGAAGCCGGTCTATATTCAAGACCGGATATCGTTTCATCAACCGGAGGCGAGCTTCGGAGTCGGCGCTGCCGGTTCGGAGTCCGCAGTAGTGTCGTCAGCGCAGCAGCCAGCTCAATCGGTGCTGCCTCCGTCACTATCTACTCCTTCAGCTACGAGCGAAGTTGCCGCGGCGTCGCAATCTGCAATGGCAGCGCGGCCAGCTAACGCTGTCTCCGCGCAAGACATTGCAGCGGCGCTCCAAACCGCCGAGCAATCCTTTGCAGCGCAGACGGATGAATCCGCAAGCCGCAGCCATTCAGCTGCTCCGCAGCGTCAAGCATCCGAATATTCGCCGTCAGCGGCATCGACGCCAAAGCGGGATACTTCGTACACAATCGGCAATGCGGCAACCAGCAGCCGAGGAACAGCGAATGATTGGCAATCGCAAGCAGCGAACCGTGCCGCAGTTCCCCGGGACGCGACTGAGCGGCTCTATGCGCCGCCGAGCGTTCAACGCGAGGAACCTGTTCTGCGCGAACCATCTGCAGCGCCAGCCTACGCGGCCGACAGCAGCGACGGTGTGCAGATGAACGACCGCGGTGACGCGCCGGTATTTCCGGAGCTGTACTGGATCGGCCAGCTGCATGGCACGTACATCATCGCGCAGAATGAGGAAGGGCTCTTCCTCATTGACCAGCATGCCGCGCATGAGCGAATTAATTACGAGTACTATTTTGACAAATTCTCAAGGCCGGAGCAGGCTAGCCAGCAGCTGCTCGTACCGCTGACGCTCGAGTTTACTGCAGCCGAAGCGAATGCGCTGAAGAACAAATTGCATCATCTTGTTGAGGCGGGTGTTGAACTTGAGCCTTTCGGCGCTCACACTTTCCTTGTCCGCTCCTATCCTGAGTGGCTGCCGGCAGGTGAAGAGCATAATGTCATCGAAGAAATGGCCGAATGGTTAATCAGTGAGCGCGGTGCGGTCGATATCGGCAAGATGCGCGAGAAATCAGCTATCATGTGCTCCTGCAAAGCATCCATTAAAGCGAACGACAGGCTGACGCGTGAGGAAGGCGAAGGGCTGTTGAGGCGTCTGGCTGCCTGCATTCAGCCATACACATGCCCGCACGGCAGGCCGATTGTGGTCCACATGACAACCTATCAACTCGAAAAAATGTTCAAGCGGGTGATGTCATGA
- a CDS encoding glycoside hydrolase family 172 protein produces the protein MLNNLSELRSATSKQFTTFDPLTKSKTRRIEPGAPATTLIESDKPGMITRMWLTFPGWFWRHWDATANNDPSTLKKLILRIYWDGETHPSVEAPVGDFFGIGHCEFRHYVSRYLGMSSGGFYSYFPMPYNQIRIELENLHDSIPCDVFFNANYEEYDEPQSGQGRFHCLFQTNRLNGPDPLPLLDIRGNGHYVGCSLSMQGEELNYLSYLEAPEYIHIDTESDEPTIVGTGLEDYFNGGWYFRDGEFHSELHGVPLKDTLRSMISMYRFHERDAIAFKENLRISFVNPWEAKHLKPYWYSSTAYWYLDRAAALPSSLPVDRLMSLYRIRDTDHQSYP, from the coding sequence GTGCTGAACAACTTATCCGAGCTGCGGAGCGCGACTTCGAAGCAGTTCACGACATTCGATCCTCTTACCAAAAGCAAAACAAGGCGGATTGAGCCTGGCGCGCCTGCTACGACATTAATTGAGAGTGATAAGCCGGGGATGATTACGCGGATGTGGCTAACTTTTCCCGGTTGGTTCTGGAGGCACTGGGATGCGACGGCGAATAACGATCCTTCCACGCTAAAGAAGCTAATTCTGCGCATTTACTGGGACGGCGAGACTCATCCATCAGTAGAAGCGCCTGTCGGTGATTTCTTCGGGATCGGCCACTGCGAGTTCCGCCATTATGTATCCCGTTACCTAGGCATGTCGAGCGGCGGCTTCTACAGTTACTTCCCAATGCCCTACAATCAAATTCGGATCGAGCTTGAAAATTTGCATGACAGCATTCCATGCGATGTTTTCTTTAATGCCAATTACGAGGAGTACGATGAGCCGCAGTCCGGACAAGGCCGGTTCCACTGCCTGTTCCAGACGAACCGTCTGAACGGACCAGATCCATTGCCGCTGCTCGACATCCGAGGAAACGGCCATTATGTCGGCTGTTCGTTGTCCATGCAAGGCGAAGAGCTGAATTACTTATCCTACTTAGAGGCTCCGGAGTACATCCATATTGACACGGAGAGTGACGAGCCGACGATTGTGGGGACGGGGCTGGAGGATTATTTCAACGGGGGTTGGTACTTCCGCGACGGCGAGTTCCACAGCGAGCTGCATGGCGTGCCGCTCAAAGACACGCTCCGTTCCATGATCAGCATGTACCGATTCCATGAACGCGATGCGATTGCATTCAAAGAGAATCTGCGGATCTCCTTCGTCAATCCGTGGGAAGCGAAGCATCTGAAGCCGTATTGGTACTCGTCTACGGCGTATTGGTATCTGGACCGGGCTGCAGCGCTGCCGTCGTCTCTGCCCGTAGATAGGCTAATGAGCTTGTACCGTATTCGCGATACGGATCATCAATCATATCCATAA
- the mutS gene encoding DNA mismatch repair protein MutS, whose translation MTAYTPMIQQYLGIKEGAQDAILFFRLGDFYEMFFDDAINASRELEITLTGREGGGDKKIPMCGVPYHSADNYIARLIEKGFKVAICEQVEDPSAAKGVVRREIIRVVTPGTVMETKSLADKANNFIVAASILGGVFGVAACDLTTGELYVTSFAATAESLYDEVNVYHPSELVGDTEALEMLRPAATTWNRPVLFTERTPMDRQRLSEQFSELELDALAPARHRAVSLLIGYLDETQKRSLGHVRRISVYEPNQYMILDPFTRRNLELTETVRDRNKKGSLLWLLDRTRTSMGARLLRRWIDKPLLSKSAIDERLEAVDKLYHSFILRDELRQELNEIYDLERLVGRVAYGSANGRDLNALKTSLQHVPALTALCRDSESDTLNKLVDGVDACADLAEMIETVIVEEPPVSVREGGLIRAGYDSYLDELREASVNGKKWLAELERREREATGIKSLKIGYNKVFGYYLEVSKANIGMLPEGRYERKQTLTNAERYVTPELKEKETLILEAEDKMVDLEYAKFVELRDHLTAHLHRLQKLAEVIAALDVYQSHATVSGEQRYVKPNVTDSYNFVVREGRHPVVEAVMEGSAFIANDTTLVKDEGQASMLLITGPNMAGKSTYMRQVALISIMAQIGCFVPAKHAEVPLIDRIFTRIGAADDLIGGQSTFMVEMKDIQIMTEKATAQSLVIIDELGRGTSTGEGMAIAQAVIEFVHHEVGCKALVSTHFHELAHLSETLPHLANACMAVQETGDNVTFLRKLVPGAAGSSYGIYCAQLAGLPGSITERAYSLLELHTSQEDAAAVAWKSPTRMQQQAAESAVKYAAPALEEVQLPPVPVVEEQPVVLPLSSGSGSVVQLSIFEEPAPSVDTGKNRKGSARAELLAEQLRKLDLFNMTPMQAMQWLNDMKLKLHEDK comes from the coding sequence ATGACTGCATATACCCCCATGATTCAACAATATTTAGGAATAAAAGAGGGCGCGCAGGACGCGATTCTTTTTTTTCGTTTAGGTGATTTCTATGAGATGTTCTTCGACGATGCCATTAATGCGTCGCGCGAGCTTGAGATTACGTTAACGGGCCGTGAAGGCGGTGGTGACAAGAAGATCCCAATGTGCGGCGTTCCCTATCATTCCGCTGACAACTACATCGCCCGTTTAATTGAAAAAGGCTTCAAAGTCGCAATCTGCGAGCAAGTCGAAGATCCTTCGGCTGCAAAAGGCGTCGTCCGCCGCGAGATCATTCGCGTCGTAACTCCGGGCACGGTGATGGAAACGAAGTCGCTTGCGGATAAAGCGAATAACTTTATCGTAGCTGCTTCTATCCTGGGGGGCGTTTTTGGCGTGGCAGCCTGTGACCTTACGACAGGGGAGCTGTACGTCACTTCTTTCGCAGCTACAGCTGAGTCGCTCTACGATGAAGTGAATGTATATCATCCGTCTGAGCTTGTCGGCGATACGGAAGCGTTAGAGATGCTTCGCCCGGCAGCAACTACCTGGAATAGGCCTGTACTCTTTACGGAACGGACGCCGATGGATCGGCAGAGACTCTCTGAACAGTTCAGCGAGCTTGAGCTTGATGCTCTTGCACCTGCAAGACATCGTGCTGTCAGCCTATTGATCGGTTATCTCGATGAGACGCAGAAACGCTCGCTCGGACACGTTCGGCGTATTTCGGTCTATGAGCCTAATCAATATATGATTCTCGATCCGTTCACAAGAAGGAATCTTGAGCTGACGGAAACCGTGCGTGACCGCAATAAGAAAGGCTCGCTCTTATGGCTGCTTGATCGCACTCGCACTTCGATGGGAGCGCGTCTACTACGACGCTGGATTGACAAGCCGCTGCTGTCGAAGTCAGCCATTGACGAGCGTTTGGAAGCGGTGGACAAGCTGTATCACAGCTTTATTTTGCGCGACGAGCTTCGCCAAGAATTGAATGAAATCTATGACCTTGAGCGGCTGGTTGGGCGCGTCGCTTACGGCAGTGCGAACGGGCGCGATCTTAATGCGCTGAAGACATCGCTTCAGCATGTTCCTGCATTGACGGCGCTTTGCCGGGATTCCGAGTCGGATACACTGAATAAGCTTGTCGACGGCGTTGACGCATGTGCCGATCTCGCTGAAATGATCGAGACGGTCATCGTCGAGGAGCCGCCGGTATCCGTTCGTGAAGGAGGCTTGATCCGAGCTGGCTATGACAGCTACTTGGATGAGCTGCGCGAAGCGAGCGTGAATGGCAAAAAGTGGCTAGCTGAGCTGGAGCGTCGAGAGCGTGAGGCGACCGGTATTAAGTCGCTGAAGATCGGCTACAACAAAGTGTTCGGATACTATCTCGAGGTGTCGAAAGCAAATATCGGCATGCTGCCGGAAGGTCGCTATGAACGGAAGCAGACGCTAACGAATGCAGAGCGCTACGTAACGCCGGAGCTAAAGGAGAAAGAAACGCTAATTCTCGAAGCGGAAGACAAGATGGTCGATCTCGAGTATGCGAAGTTCGTGGAGCTGCGCGACCACTTGACCGCACATCTGCACAGACTGCAGAAGCTGGCGGAAGTCATCGCAGCGCTTGACGTTTATCAGTCGCATGCAACGGTTAGCGGCGAGCAGCGTTATGTGAAGCCGAATGTGACCGATAGCTACAACTTTGTGGTTCGTGAAGGACGCCATCCGGTAGTTGAAGCGGTAATGGAAGGCTCGGCATTTATCGCGAACGACACGACGCTTGTAAAGGATGAGGGACAAGCTTCAATGCTGCTCATTACTGGCCCGAATATGGCTGGTAAAAGTACCTACATGCGCCAGGTTGCCTTGATCAGCATTATGGCGCAGATTGGCTGCTTCGTTCCTGCGAAGCACGCCGAAGTGCCTCTAATCGACCGCATCTTTACAAGGATCGGGGCCGCTGATGACCTTATCGGCGGGCAAAGTACGTTCATGGTTGAGATGAAAGACATTCAAATCATGACAGAAAAAGCAACGGCGCAAAGCTTGGTTATCATCGACGAGCTGGGACGGGGCACATCGACCGGTGAAGGAATGGCGATTGCGCAAGCTGTTATTGAGTTCGTCCATCACGAGGTTGGCTGCAAAGCGCTAGTGTCGACGCACTTCCATGAGCTGGCTCACTTAAGCGAGACGCTGCCACATCTGGCGAATGCGTGCATGGCCGTGCAGGAGACGGGCGACAACGTCACATTCCTGCGCAAGCTCGTGCCAGGCGCTGCGGGAAGCAGCTACGGGATCTATTGCGCGCAGCTCGCCGGTTTGCCTGGAAGCATTACCGAGCGCGCCTACTCGCTGCTCGAGCTGCATACCTCTCAGGAGGATGCCGCGGCAGTTGCGTGGAAATCGCCAACGCGGATGCAGCAGCAAGCTGCGGAGTCGGCTGTGAAGTATGCCGCGCCTGCTCTTGAAGAGGTACAGTTGCCACCGGTGCCTGTAGTCGAGGAACAACCGGTTGTGCTCCCGTTATCTTCAGGATCTGGCAGCGTCGTTCAGCTCTCGATCTTTGAAGAGCCCGCGCCGAGCGTTGACACTGGCAAGAACCGCAAAGGCAGCGCACGCGCTGAGCTGCTGGCAGAACAGCTGCGCAAGCTCGATCTGTTTAATATGACACCGATGCAGGCCATGCAATGGTTGAATGATATGAAATTAAAGCTTCACGAGGATAAGTAG